The Syngnathus scovelli strain Florida chromosome 18, RoL_Ssco_1.2, whole genome shotgun sequence genome contains a region encoding:
- the LOC125985989 gene encoding janus kinase and microtubule-interacting protein 3-like: MLYEALPQRDCPATDGEKASHAGVNDVLTADQREELRSAVDQWKRALMCELMERDACILQERMDLLHSAQQRNKELKEFIEAQKRQIKQLEEKFLFLFLFFSLAFILWP; this comes from the exons atgttgtacgaggcgctaccgcagcgggactgccccgccacggacggcgaaaaagccagccacgctggcgtgaatgacgtgctgacggcggatcagagagaagagcttaggagcgccgtggaccaatggaagcgagccctgatgtgcgagttgatggagcgcgacgcttgcatcctccaagagagaatggatctgctgcacagcgcgcaacag aggaacaaagagctgaaagaattcatcgaagctcagaagagacaaatcaaacaattggaggagaagtttctgtttctctttctattcttctccttggccttcattctgtggccctaa